The Desmodus rotundus isolate HL8 chromosome 3, HLdesRot8A.1, whole genome shotgun sequence genome includes a region encoding these proteins:
- the EMP1 gene encoding epithelial membrane protein 1: protein MLVLLAGIFVVHIATVIMLFVSTIANVWVVSDMKTGSVGLWKNCTGGNCDGALEYAHEDALKAVQAFMILSIIFSVISLVVFVFQLFTMEKGNRFFLSGATMLVCWLCIMVGVSIYTHHYAAGQQTHFYQSHHGYCFILTWICFCFSFIIGILYLVLRKK, encoded by the exons ATGTTGGTATTACTGGCTGGCATCTTTGTGGTCCACATCGCCACCGTCATCATGCTATTTGTTTCCACCATTGCCAAT GTCTGGGTGGTTTCAGATATGAAAACAGGATCAGTAGGCCTTTGGAAAAACTGTACCGGAGGTAACTGCGATGGAGCCCTGGAGTACGCCCACGAAG ATGCGCTCAAGGCAGTGCAGGCCTTCATGATCCTTTCCATCATCTTCTCTGTCATCTCCCTCGTGGTCTTCGTGTTCCAGCTCTTCACCATGGAGAAGGGAAACCGCTTCTTCCTCTCGGGCGCCACCATGCTGGTGTGCT GGCTATGCATTATGGTTGGGGTGTCCATCTACACTCATCATTATGCAGCTGGTCAGCAGACCCACTTCTACCAAAGTCACCACGGCTATTGCTTCATCCTGACCTGGATCTGCTTCTGCTTTAGCTTCATCATTGGCATTCTCTACTTGGTCCTGAGAAAGAAATAA